From Echinicola soli, a single genomic window includes:
- the queG gene encoding tRNA epoxyqueuosine(34) reductase QueG gives MSAMIQEDKHAAIIKRLARELGFDFCGIAKAGFLEEEAPRLEAWLNNHYHGKMAYMANHFDKRLDPTKLVEGATIVVSLIYNYFPEKKLPEGEKDYKIAKYAYGKDYHFVIKDKLKEYLYRLKEEVGDVEGRAFVDSAPVMERQWAEKAGLGWRGKNSLLLNRNMGSFFFIAELIIDLKATPDDPVTKDYCGSCTRCMDACPTDAIVQPGVVDGSSCISYFTIELKDELPSSMKDKFANWMFGCDICQDVCPWNRFSRPHQEPEFLPHPEMEEMSKRDWEEITQETFSKVFQKSAVKRTKLTGLRRNVRFLKESNKEITNGQVED, from the coding sequence ATGTCAGCAATGATCCAAGAAGATAAGCATGCAGCAATCATCAAGCGACTCGCCCGAGAGTTGGGCTTTGACTTTTGTGGGATTGCGAAAGCAGGTTTTCTGGAAGAGGAGGCGCCCAGGTTGGAAGCTTGGCTGAACAACCATTATCATGGAAAAATGGCCTATATGGCCAATCATTTTGACAAAAGACTGGACCCTACCAAACTGGTAGAAGGTGCTACTATCGTGGTCAGCCTCATATATAATTACTTTCCCGAAAAAAAATTGCCCGAAGGTGAGAAAGATTATAAAATAGCCAAATACGCTTATGGCAAGGATTATCACTTTGTCATAAAAGATAAGTTGAAAGAATACCTATATCGCTTAAAAGAAGAAGTGGGCGATGTAGAAGGCAGGGCTTTTGTGGATTCCGCCCCTGTCATGGAGCGTCAGTGGGCAGAGAAGGCAGGGCTCGGCTGGAGGGGCAAAAACAGCCTCTTGCTAAACCGGAATATGGGGAGTTTCTTTTTCATTGCTGAACTGATCATTGACCTAAAGGCTACTCCGGACGACCCCGTGACCAAGGATTATTGCGGCAGCTGTACCAGATGCATGGATGCTTGTCCTACTGATGCCATTGTCCAGCCCGGTGTGGTGGACGGTAGTAGCTGTATTTCTTATTTTACGATTGAGCTGAAAGATGAGCTGCCCTCTTCCATGAAGGATAAATTTGCCAATTGGATGTTTGGCTGTGATATTTGCCAGGATGTGTGCCCCTGGAACCGTTTTTCAAGACCTCATCAGGAACCCGAATTCCTACCACACCCCGAAATGGAAGAAATGTCCAAGCGGGATTGGGAAGAGATCACCCAGGAAACTTTCAGTAAGGTGTTTCAAAAGTCCGCTGTCAAACGGACCAAATTGACTGGACTTAGGAGGAACGTCCGATTCTTGAAAGAATCCAATAAGGAAATTACGAATGGCCAGGTAGAGGATTAA
- the lysA gene encoding diaminopimelate decarboxylase, with translation MTIDNQQYQIQGVPLLDIAKEYGTPVYVYDGQKILDQVATLQNAFSSVNLKIKYATKALSNINILKLMKKAGTGVDAVSIEEVKLCLHVGYDPSEIMFTPNCVAFEEIQAAVDLGVMINIDNIPMLEHFGTYYGNSVPLCIRLNPHILAGGNAKISVGHIDSKFGISILQLKHVLKIVEVHNLKVEGLHVHTGSDILDAEVFLKGAEILFDAAKEFKDLQFLDFGGGFKVGYKEGDITTDMAEVGRKVSAAFKEFCKNYGRELEIWFEPGKFLVSECGYLLVQANVVKSTPASTFIGVDSGLNHLIRPMMYDAYHGVENISRITGPDRVYTIVGYICETDTIAADRKLKEVKEGDVLAIKNAGAYGFSMASNYNSRLRPAEVLVLDGKAHLIRARESFSDILRHQIDIGL, from the coding sequence ATGACTATTGACAACCAACAATACCAGATTCAGGGTGTTCCGCTTTTGGACATCGCCAAGGAGTATGGCACGCCAGTTTATGTCTATGACGGACAGAAAATACTGGATCAAGTAGCCACATTACAAAACGCCTTTTCTTCTGTAAACCTGAAGATAAAATACGCCACCAAGGCCCTTTCCAATATCAACATCCTTAAACTGATGAAAAAGGCCGGGACTGGTGTGGATGCGGTGTCTATCGAGGAGGTGAAGCTTTGTCTTCATGTCGGTTATGATCCATCTGAAATCATGTTCACGCCAAACTGTGTGGCTTTTGAAGAAATTCAAGCAGCCGTGGACTTGGGCGTCATGATCAATATCGATAATATTCCTATGCTGGAGCATTTTGGCACCTATTATGGCAATAGTGTACCGCTTTGCATCCGGCTAAATCCTCATATCCTCGCAGGGGGAAATGCCAAGATTTCCGTAGGACACATTGATAGTAAGTTTGGTATTTCTATCCTTCAGTTGAAGCATGTGCTCAAAATCGTAGAAGTCCATAATCTAAAAGTCGAAGGGCTCCACGTGCATACCGGCTCTGATATACTGGACGCGGAGGTTTTTCTAAAAGGTGCGGAAATCCTGTTTGACGCTGCCAAAGAATTCAAAGATTTGCAATTTCTCGATTTTGGAGGGGGATTTAAGGTAGGTTACAAGGAAGGCGATATCACCACAGATATGGCCGAAGTAGGGAGAAAAGTCTCTGCGGCTTTTAAGGAGTTTTGCAAAAACTACGGCAGGGAGCTTGAAATCTGGTTTGAACCGGGCAAATTTTTGGTCAGTGAGTGTGGCTACCTCCTTGTCCAAGCCAATGTCGTAAAATCTACTCCTGCATCTACATTCATCGGGGTTGATTCTGGACTTAACCACCTGATTAGACCGATGATGTATGACGCATACCATGGTGTGGAAAACATTTCCCGTATTACTGGCCCGGATAGGGTATATACCATCGTGGGGTATATTTGTGAAACGGACACCATCGCTGCGGACAGAAAACTCAAAGAAGTCAAGGAAGGTGATGTCCTGGCGATCAAAAATGCCGGTGCCTATGGCTTCAGTATGGCATCCAATTATAATTCCAGGCTTCGCCCGGCGGAAGTCTTGGTGCTAGATGGAAAAGCACACTTGATCCGAGCGCGCGAGAGCTTCTCGGATATTTTACGTCATCAAATTGATATAGGGCTATAA
- a CDS encoding sensor histidine kinase translates to MSKTKMKIIILLMSLACLGLVGFQYYWVANAIKINQERFEQNVYQSLAASITKLEKGETSDIILSTMARDSTFKQMLFQKIEPIEVNIRRRLSFERRPSVMDSVFKEPLPKVSSTFERIIASRGGKPEDEFELQKYFELPASVARQLFTPDEMAIYLKEKEKYLEFVSRRDSFVQAQDYMMNRKAIITEEYDISEDVAENIIKANKKIELMQVVFTQLLADTQENILYRVDTTELHRDISSQLRKRGITGDFELAILSNKGSLIPINRISDQMGFRKNSIKAELFPGDLVGQENFMVIHFPNKQLYVLKQIWLPLSSSLVFLLIIILCFVYAIKVIIRQKKLSETKNDFINNMTHEFKTPIATVSLAVEALQDPELINQDTFRNRYLGIIKDENKRLGSQVEKVLQAAALDKKDFKLKFEQVNIVDLIKDTKKHFDLQVEKNGGRILLDIDVKDPYLEADAFHLSNIINNLLDNANKYSADKPQIALKVKELAGRFSITIKDNGMGMSKESVKKIFDKFYRVPTGNVHDVKGFGLGLAYVKTMVEEHNGEIAVESEINKGSTFTITLPRKK, encoded by the coding sequence ATGTCTAAGACAAAAATGAAAATTATCATTCTGTTAATGTCGCTGGCCTGCTTGGGTTTGGTGGGCTTCCAGTATTACTGGGTGGCCAATGCCATCAAGATCAATCAGGAGCGATTCGAACAGAACGTTTACCAGTCTTTGGCGGCGAGCATTACCAAATTGGAAAAGGGCGAGACCAGTGATATAATCCTCAGCACCATGGCCAGGGACAGCACTTTCAAGCAGATGCTCTTTCAAAAAATAGAGCCTATAGAGGTCAATATCCGCCGTAGACTGTCCTTTGAAAGAAGGCCTTCGGTGATGGATTCCGTTTTTAAAGAACCTTTGCCAAAAGTTTCCTCCACTTTTGAACGTATCATTGCCTCTAGGGGCGGTAAGCCAGAGGATGAATTTGAGCTGCAGAAGTACTTTGAGCTTCCGGCTTCGGTGGCCAGGCAGCTGTTTACGCCAGATGAGATGGCGATTTACCTGAAGGAAAAGGAAAAATACCTGGAATTTGTCAGCCGCAGGGACAGTTTTGTCCAGGCGCAGGATTATATGATGAACCGCAAAGCGATTATCACCGAAGAGTATGACATTTCTGAAGATGTCGCGGAAAACATTATTAAGGCCAATAAAAAAATAGAACTGATGCAGGTCGTTTTTACGCAGCTTTTGGCAGACACACAGGAAAACATCCTCTACCGAGTGGATACGACAGAACTTCACCGCGATATTTCCAGCCAGTTGAGGAAAAGAGGCATTACAGGGGATTTTGAATTGGCGATTCTAAGCAATAAAGGTTCATTGATTCCCATCAATAGGATTTCAGATCAAATGGGATTCAGAAAAAACAGTATCAAAGCCGAACTGTTTCCAGGGGATCTGGTCGGTCAGGAAAATTTCATGGTAATCCATTTTCCCAATAAGCAGCTGTATGTGCTCAAGCAGATCTGGCTACCACTGTCCAGCTCGCTTGTTTTCTTGCTGATCATTATTTTATGTTTTGTCTATGCGATCAAAGTCATCATTCGCCAGAAGAAACTTTCGGAGACCAAAAATGATTTTATCAATAACATGACCCATGAATTTAAAACGCCAATAGCCACTGTAAGCTTGGCGGTGGAAGCTCTCCAGGACCCAGAGCTGATCAATCAGGACACCTTCCGCAACCGCTATCTGGGCATCATTAAAGACGAAAACAAACGCTTAGGTTCGCAAGTGGAGAAAGTCTTGCAGGCAGCAGCACTGGACAAAAAGGATTTCAAACTGAAGTTTGAACAAGTAAATATAGTAGACTTGATCAAGGATACGAAGAAGCATTTTGACCTACAGGTAGAGAAAAATGGCGGGCGTATTTTGTTGGATATTGATGTGAAAGACCCTTACCTCGAAGCAGATGCCTTTCATCTTTCCAATATCATCAATAACTTGCTGGACAATGCCAATAAATATTCAGCTGATAAGCCACAAATTGCGTTAAAGGTAAAGGAACTGGCAGGACGTTTTTCTATTACCATCAAAGACAATGGGATGGGCATGTCCAAGGAATCCGTAAAGAAGATCTTTGATAAATTCTATAGAGTGCCTACAGGAAATGTCCATGATGTAAAGGGATTTGGTCTAGGTCTGGCCTATGTCAAAACCATGGTGGAGGAGCACAATGGAGAGATCGCTGTAGAAAGTGAAATCAATAAAGGAAGTACATTTACGATCACGTTACCCCGAAAAAAATGA
- a CDS encoding response regulator transcription factor, with amino-acid sequence MSKAKLLVVEDDPNLGDILQEYLTMKGYDTMLCRDGEEGWNNFKKGKYDLAILDIMMPKKDGFTLGKDIKKIEEGLPIIYLTAKNMKDDVIEGLKIGADDYITKPFSMEELLLRIGAILRRTQREDDVTQALKNYAFGDLVLHYDEQMLESNEGKHKLTSKENELLRLLAAELNKPVNRSYALKQIWGDDSYFNARSMDVYLSKIRKLIKVDPKVQIITLHGEGFKMVVSEE; translated from the coding sequence ATGAGCAAAGCAAAACTTTTAGTAGTGGAAGATGATCCCAACCTGGGAGACATTTTACAAGAATACCTGACCATGAAAGGATATGATACCATGCTCTGCAGGGATGGTGAAGAAGGCTGGAACAACTTCAAAAAAGGCAAATACGATCTGGCCATTTTGGATATCATGATGCCCAAAAAGGATGGGTTCACCTTGGGAAAGGATATAAAGAAAATAGAAGAAGGCCTCCCTATCATCTACCTGACAGCCAAAAACATGAAAGATGATGTGATCGAGGGGCTTAAGATCGGTGCGGATGATTACATTACAAAGCCCTTTAGCATGGAAGAACTGCTGCTTCGAATTGGCGCGATCCTCCGGCGTACCCAGAGGGAAGACGATGTAACGCAGGCTTTAAAAAACTATGCTTTTGGAGACTTGGTACTGCACTATGATGAGCAGATGCTGGAGAGCAATGAGGGAAAGCACAAGCTTACTTCCAAAGAAAATGAATTACTTCGACTTTTGGCAGCAGAGCTGAACAAGCCTGTAAACAGAAGTTATGCGCTCAAGCAAATCTGGGGTGATGACAGTTATTTTAATGCTCGCAGCATGGATGTTTACCTCAGCAAAATCCGTAAACTCATCAAAGTAGATCCAAAAGTGCAGATCATCACCTTGCATGGAGAAGGCTTTAAGATGGTCGTCAGTGAGGAGTAA
- a CDS encoding FecR family protein → MDHKKKNIFYELIARRDFVDWVKHPSGKRNYFWQKWIQEHPACHEDFLKAREFVGRLQVNQHQLDELALDSILDKVVAADKELPKRDFFTKGHGYFGQWLKVAAILFFCLISALIGGKVITDPEVTPQQEITWKSVENPRGRKSTVNLPDGTVVHLNYESKLEFPEQFDADRRVVKLDGEAFFDVTHAPSHPFIVQTDGVETQVLGTSFNVKAPKYSHGTEVSLVTGKVKVKLNDLKEHLLAPGQQLTYDDQSGLLSRRNFDVSQVTAWKEGVMIFIDTGFEEFIDKLSKWYGVDFQIYGSTPENWKVNGRYENEKLEDILTGMQFMYDVKFKIDGNNVTLKFTP, encoded by the coding sequence GTGGATCATAAGAAGAAAAACATATTCTACGAACTTATCGCAAGGAGAGACTTTGTCGATTGGGTAAAGCATCCATCTGGTAAACGGAATTATTTCTGGCAGAAATGGATCCAAGAGCATCCAGCTTGTCACGAAGACTTCCTAAAGGCCAGGGAATTTGTCGGGCGCCTTCAGGTCAACCAGCACCAATTGGATGAACTAGCCCTGGATAGCATCCTTGACAAGGTAGTAGCGGCAGATAAAGAACTTCCAAAACGTGATTTCTTCACTAAGGGCCATGGCTATTTTGGCCAATGGCTCAAGGTGGCGGCCATTTTGTTCTTTTGTTTGATATCAGCACTCATTGGTGGCAAGGTGATCACGGATCCGGAGGTGACTCCTCAACAAGAAATCACGTGGAAATCAGTGGAGAATCCCCGCGGCAGAAAATCGACGGTCAACTTACCTGACGGTACCGTTGTCCACCTAAATTATGAAAGCAAGTTGGAATTCCCCGAGCAGTTTGATGCAGATCGGCGGGTGGTAAAGCTCGATGGTGAGGCGTTTTTTGACGTCACCCACGCTCCCAGCCATCCTTTTATTGTGCAGACAGATGGCGTAGAGACCCAAGTACTGGGAACATCCTTTAATGTGAAGGCGCCAAAATACAGCCATGGCACCGAAGTGTCTCTGGTCACGGGAAAAGTGAAAGTAAAACTTAACGACCTCAAAGAACACCTCCTGGCTCCGGGTCAGCAACTCACCTATGACGACCAGAGTGGCTTGCTTTCAAGAAGAAATTTCGATGTTTCACAGGTCACCGCTTGGAAGGAAGGAGTGATGATCTTCATCGATACGGGCTTTGAGGAATTTATTGATAAGCTCAGCAAATGGTACGGTGTGGATTTTCAGATTTATGGAAGTACTCCTGAAAATTGGAAAGTAAATGGCCGGTATGAAAATGAAAAGCTAGAAGATATCCTCACGGGGATGCAGTTTATGTACGATGTAAAATTCAAGATCGATGGTAATAACGTAACCCTAAAATTCACCCCATAA
- a CDS encoding SusC/RagA family TonB-linked outer membrane protein codes for MKGKIQTICWLSSIWLLGLMLMSSTVSAAIAQDKPLPAMIAMNNQAKDLNMTLSVNYDQASAKEVFQHIESQTGFRFVYDRQAVALGNRFTIQEKNIRLYDLLMEISQVSPLRFKQVDDQINVRLEQLQPTQKEEVAREITVTGSVTDTDGEPLPGASIVVDGTQNGTVTDLDGKYSIEVPEGATLTVSYIGFQSKRVEVGNQTTLDIVLDSDLAGLDEVVVVGYGEVKKKDLTGAVSSIGNREINSVGATNPMKALQANAAGVNITQRTGSVGSGFDIQIRGANSLTGGNPLYVVDGVMTDNIDFLNPNDIERIDILKDASSTAIYGSRGSNGVVIVTTRSGEGLSNQKPTFSYSGFVGVRNFTNMPDFLNTYDESVQWNIDRQATRDLVQGVPIVDSPTYSFPEVISDDGTNYWGEVLSNRRGTDWLGEFLKPSIQQNHFISAAGATDNVSYVVGFGYQSDDGNVEGQYFKKYNFKASVDARPNDMFAIGANINLAFSNRELISRQGYTQQLFRMPTYAPAFDADGNVIQSPMIGISGNVNPYAFLESGSRYNEEQFYAITNFYLRFSPIKDLSFKTTFSPNVKFGRTGEYFDRFATRSISVARMWNDNNISYIWDNQVNYKKEFGDHRISYDFIQSAQMNRIENAFAYGRDVPFNSLWYNVQSAPQRDATTAYNKFTLLSFTNRLNYSFKDKFLVTGTIRWDGSSKLSEGNKWASFPSAAVAWRMTEEPFLKGSPVVDNLKLRVSYGYTGNNNIPAYSTQSSLNRQKYYDWDGTTADGFVPSAIANSNLTWERTREWNFGADFGFFKNRISGEINVYDRMSLNLLMERKLAMPTGWEVMMDNVGSVSNKGVELQVKTVNVETGDFTWETNFIFSKNTNKIVELYGKKEDDVPNRWFIGQPVDVVYAMVFDGVWQRDELSTEDQQAMEGTAKVKDLNGDGNIDIDNDMTVLGSPAPSWIGTFTTNFRYRNWDLSASVYTKQGVYTYSPFHGEFTDFNSKVILDVPYYLRDSEVTTPRYSNEYPQPSYMGQYYGEDSEDYGYPGFNKDASFVRIQNITLGYNFAPGALERWGVTSMRIYANALNPFLFTNYEGFDPEWAGAGMSGVDATNTSYAIYQLGANIKF; via the coding sequence ATGAAAGGAAAAATACAAACGATCTGCTGGCTAAGCAGCATTTGGCTATTGGGGCTGATGCTTATGAGCAGCACTGTAAGTGCTGCCATTGCCCAAGACAAGCCCCTCCCGGCCATGATTGCAATGAACAACCAAGCAAAAGATTTGAACATGACCCTCTCGGTCAATTATGACCAGGCATCCGCCAAAGAGGTGTTTCAGCATATCGAGTCACAAACGGGCTTTCGGTTTGTTTATGACCGTCAAGCGGTTGCTTTGGGCAATCGTTTTACCATTCAGGAGAAAAACATCAGGCTGTATGATCTTTTGATGGAAATCTCCCAAGTGTCCCCACTTCGTTTCAAGCAGGTGGATGATCAAATCAACGTTCGGTTAGAACAGCTCCAGCCCACCCAGAAGGAAGAAGTGGCCAGAGAGATCACCGTAACCGGTAGCGTGACCGACACCGACGGCGAACCCCTCCCAGGGGCCTCCATTGTGGTGGACGGCACCCAAAATGGTACGGTCACTGACCTGGACGGTAAGTACTCCATTGAGGTTCCTGAGGGGGCCACACTGACAGTTTCCTATATTGGCTTCCAGAGCAAACGCGTGGAAGTAGGCAATCAGACCACCCTGGACATCGTCCTGGATAGTGACCTTGCCGGCCTCGATGAAGTGGTCGTAGTGGGATATGGGGAAGTCAAGAAAAAAGACCTTACAGGAGCCGTATCCTCCATAGGCAACAGGGAAATCAATAGTGTGGGGGCGACCAACCCCATGAAAGCCCTTCAAGCCAATGCTGCCGGTGTCAATATCACCCAGCGGACAGGTTCTGTAGGTAGTGGATTTGACATCCAGATCCGTGGTGCCAATTCCCTGACGGGTGGTAATCCACTCTATGTGGTGGATGGTGTCATGACCGATAATATCGACTTCCTGAACCCCAATGACATCGAGCGTATAGACATCTTGAAGGATGCTTCTTCCACCGCAATTTACGGATCCAGAGGATCCAATGGCGTCGTCATCGTGACGACCCGCTCCGGCGAAGGGCTGTCCAATCAGAAGCCTACGTTTTCCTATTCAGGTTTTGTAGGGGTAAGGAACTTTACTAACATGCCTGATTTCCTCAACACCTATGATGAAAGTGTCCAGTGGAACATTGACCGTCAAGCAACCCGTGATTTGGTACAGGGCGTACCTATCGTCGATTCACCTACCTATAGTTTCCCAGAGGTAATTTCCGATGATGGCACCAATTACTGGGGGGAAGTATTGTCCAACAGACGTGGGACTGATTGGCTGGGAGAATTTCTGAAGCCAAGTATCCAGCAAAACCATTTCATCTCCGCTGCTGGAGCTACTGACAATGTCAGTTATGTCGTCGGGTTTGGCTATCAAAGTGACGACGGAAATGTGGAAGGCCAATATTTCAAGAAATATAATTTTAAAGCCAGCGTGGATGCCCGTCCAAATGACATGTTTGCCATTGGGGCAAATATCAATTTAGCCTTCTCCAACAGAGAGCTGATCTCTCGTCAGGGCTATACCCAACAGCTTTTCCGTATGCCTACTTATGCTCCGGCCTTTGACGCTGATGGCAATGTTATCCAGTCTCCCATGATCGGTATCTCAGGAAATGTAAACCCTTATGCTTTTTTGGAAAGTGGCTCAAGGTATAATGAAGAGCAGTTTTATGCCATTACCAATTTCTATTTGAGGTTTAGCCCCATCAAGGATCTTAGCTTTAAAACCACCTTTTCTCCCAATGTGAAATTTGGCCGGACCGGGGAGTATTTTGACCGTTTTGCGACACGCTCCATTTCAGTGGCCAGGATGTGGAACGACAACAACATCTCCTATATCTGGGACAATCAAGTGAATTACAAAAAGGAGTTTGGCGATCATCGTATCTCCTATGATTTTATCCAATCTGCCCAGATGAACCGTATCGAAAATGCCTTTGCCTATGGTAGAGACGTGCCGTTTAATTCCCTTTGGTACAATGTACAAAGTGCACCACAGCGGGATGCGACGACAGCTTATAACAAGTTTACGCTCCTTTCATTCACAAACAGGCTAAATTATTCCTTTAAGGATAAATTTCTCGTTACCGGTACCATCCGCTGGGATGGATCCTCCAAACTTTCCGAAGGTAACAAATGGGCGTCTTTCCCCTCCGCGGCAGTGGCCTGGAGAATGACAGAAGAACCTTTTCTAAAAGGCTCTCCGGTAGTCGACAATTTAAAGCTACGCGTAAGCTATGGCTATACTGGAAACAATAACATCCCAGCATATTCCACTCAATCTTCACTCAACCGACAGAAATACTACGATTGGGACGGAACTACCGCAGATGGTTTTGTGCCTAGTGCCATTGCCAATTCCAACCTCACTTGGGAGCGTACTCGGGAATGGAATTTTGGTGCCGACTTTGGCTTCTTCAAAAACCGCATCAGCGGTGAAATCAACGTTTACGACAGAATGTCCCTTAACCTGCTGATGGAACGAAAGCTCGCCATGCCCACCGGCTGGGAGGTCATGATGGACAATGTAGGTTCTGTCAGCAACAAAGGGGTGGAACTACAAGTAAAAACGGTCAATGTGGAAACGGGGGATTTCACTTGGGAAACCAATTTCATCTTCTCCAAAAACACCAATAAGATCGTGGAGCTGTACGGAAAGAAAGAAGATGATGTGCCCAACAGGTGGTTTATCGGCCAGCCCGTGGATGTAGTTTATGCAATGGTCTTTGACGGAGTATGGCAAAGAGATGAATTGTCCACAGAAGATCAGCAGGCCATGGAAGGTACTGCCAAAGTAAAAGACCTCAATGGCGATGGCAATATAGATATTGACAATGACATGACGGTATTGGGATCTCCTGCACCAAGCTGGATCGGTACATTCACGACTAATTTCAGGTACAGAAACTGGGACCTTTCGGCTTCGGTCTACACCAAACAAGGGGTCTACACTTACAGCCCATTCCATGGAGAGTTTACCGATTTTAACAGCAAAGTGATTTTGGATGTCCCTTACTACTTGAGGGATAGTGAAGTGACCACCCCGCGCTACTCCAATGAATACCCCCAACCAAGCTACATGGGCCAATACTACGGCGAGGACTCCGAGGACTATGGCTATCCGGGCTTCAATAAGGATGCATCATTTGTCCGCATCCAAAACATCACCTTGGGCTATAATTTCGCTCCTGGAGCATTGGAGCGATGGGGAGTGACGTCGATGCGAATCTATGCCAATGCACTGAATCCATTTCTATTCACCAATTACGAAGGCTTTGATCCTGAATGGGCCGGTGCCGGTATGTCAGGCGTGGATGCCACCAATACTTCGTATGCCATTTATCAGCTAGGTGCAAACATTAAATTCTAA
- a CDS encoding RagB/SusD family nutrient uptake outer membrane protein, translating into MKSIKTIIYTAVLGLTVSGCSGYLDEENLGNTTAENYYGDQAGYEGLINATYSTLRDVYQPTPYIFCAGTDLFFAAHAEVPLGLASYQTLTPGNGQVEELFKTLYQSIQIANMALEYSDETTPYTALETRVAEVRAIRAYYYFLLVQNFGDVTLVTDLIKEPIVSFGRNPAGEVYDFIISELETAIEMLPMDQPDFGRVDKRVAQHILAKVHLTRGYDTENGGSAADFTRAAQLADAAIDGQALNLAFGELFEYQNDNNEEILWSIQYAEASTLNSPAHNWDYPWGPLVQGSDDGVNKKNALHPTAYLFTLYQDADTRFEGTFLNIKTSPYTGYILNPESTPVNYYYPRTAAQLADTTAWRAASPNRTETIITPIGPYWWDGLNQTDFPALKKFDRLQLPDIRYTHDLYLARLGETYLIAAEAYLQAGDPGTALARVNEVRRRAAAPGMEAAMQVSSVDLDFILDERARELAGEGLRWLDLKRTGKLMEYTAVRNPDIKTIYDSGTDPFLGANGEYKILRPIPLSAISLDAGDYPQNPAYE; encoded by the coding sequence ATGAAAAGCATAAAAACAATCATATATACAGCAGTGTTGGGCTTGACGGTTTCTGGCTGTTCTGGATACCTGGATGAGGAAAATCTGGGAAACACCACTGCTGAAAACTATTATGGAGACCAAGCAGGATATGAAGGGCTTATCAATGCCACCTATTCTACCTTGAGGGACGTTTACCAACCGACACCTTACATCTTTTGTGCTGGTACGGATTTATTCTTTGCCGCCCATGCGGAAGTACCTTTGGGTTTGGCGTCTTACCAAACCTTGACACCTGGCAATGGCCAAGTGGAGGAACTCTTCAAGACCCTTTATCAAAGCATCCAAATTGCCAATATGGCCCTAGAGTATTCGGATGAAACTACGCCTTACACAGCGCTGGAAACGCGAGTGGCAGAAGTGAGGGCCATTCGTGCCTATTATTATTTTCTGTTGGTCCAAAACTTTGGCGATGTGACATTGGTGACCGATTTGATCAAAGAACCCATTGTCAGCTTTGGGCGTAACCCTGCTGGTGAAGTGTATGATTTTATCATCAGCGAACTGGAGACCGCTATCGAAATGCTACCGATGGACCAACCTGATTTTGGCCGGGTAGACAAGCGTGTCGCACAGCATATTTTGGCCAAAGTCCATCTCACCAGAGGCTATGATACCGAAAATGGTGGTTCAGCTGCAGATTTCACTCGAGCAGCACAGTTGGCCGACGCAGCCATTGACGGTCAAGCGTTGAATTTAGCATTTGGGGAGCTGTTTGAATACCAAAATGACAATAACGAGGAAATCCTTTGGTCCATTCAGTATGCAGAAGCATCCACCTTAAATTCCCCGGCCCACAATTGGGACTATCCATGGGGGCCACTGGTACAAGGCAGCGACGATGGCGTCAATAAGAAAAATGCGCTGCACCCTACCGCGTACCTGTTTACTCTTTATCAAGATGCCGATACCCGCTTTGAAGGAACCTTCCTGAATATCAAAACCAGCCCTTACACCGGCTATATCTTGAATCCTGAAAGTACTCCTGTAAATTATTATTACCCACGCACTGCAGCCCAATTGGCTGACACGACCGCTTGGCGAGCAGCTTCTCCTAATCGCACCGAGACCATTATCACGCCGATTGGCCCATATTGGTGGGATGGGCTTAACCAGACCGATTTTCCTGCATTGAAAAAATTTGACCGCCTGCAGTTGCCGGACATCCGTTATACGCATGACTTGTATTTGGCGAGATTGGGCGAAACGTATTTGATTGCCGCCGAGGCCTATCTCCAAGCAGGAGATCCAGGGACAGCCTTGGCCAGGGTGAATGAAGTACGACGAAGGGCTGCTGCCCCTGGAATGGAAGCGGCCATGCAAGTATCTTCCGTGGACTTGGACTTTATACTTGATGAACGTGCCCGGGAACTGGCCGGTGAAGGGCTTCGCTGGTTAGATTTAAAGCGAACCGGGAAGTTGATGGAGTACACGGCAGTTCGTAATCCCGATATCAAAACGATCTATGACAGCGGTACAGACCCGTTCTTAGGCGCCAATGGTGAATATAAAATCCTGCGTCCCATTCCATTGTCGGCCATTTCACTCGACGCAGGTGATTATCCACAGAATCCTGCTTACGAATAA